Proteins encoded together in one Anopheles darlingi chromosome 3, idAnoDarlMG_H_01, whole genome shotgun sequence window:
- the LOC125958263 gene encoding transmembrane channel-like protein 7: MSGGKDRRSRASKTQGWEEAGGEFYQESYPADLEGMQRDPSKIATLLPSKQTRNATTRRVRPAQGQDTKGGTRRRASISTVARRGSQYHEMQVATMPDLSENLINEERTWEEIREIKSMPVPMAQKREMKAQLQNATKLRLQGFEQIKWRRRKAWQSFRSKWGEYRTKLELWRMSLKTIEGNFGTGVVAYFLFLRWLMFLNLLVFLLIFGFIVLPHLVLREPRDLPCEDLGDPTSVQCCSESYENVTRAIQFSVLDLIQGTGFMEGTLLFYGMYTNQIYGYSPMEDQALQDTIRRRQAASLRNHTAAEPAMLVSNGAENGAEGDPVPSSTILYYDLPLVYVIITAICYVIALVAIMRAVVRQFKDRIAEGEGLFYQYCNLVFGGWDFCIHNQKSADIKHKALYNEIKSLLHQKRFEYERSNRSREFMLKLIAIRMLVNLAVFIILLLAAITIYVLFNVSMAKLEPNFTPSHPVSFGEVANRTYSWSKSWATFSSQRSAISFTSTSTPLLSASDSTSPNSTMSGLPLEERLLILFYEFLPYLAIVCLNLIVPLLFSYLVKYEKYSPLFVIKISLFRTVFLRLSSLAVLLSRFYFLITPMSVTNKLLLINASAEQALIPTTTTSTTTTTTTTAMPTSISESEPSEMTIVANLTTLATTVATTTLAILSNTVLPSDQPLPEPQQQQQQAPPLTQQCYDEANGAPQCWETFVGQQFYKLFIVDFATHFLVTFFVNFPRALFARHSSSRLAKFIGEQEFELSKHVLDVIYSQTLCWLGMFYTPFLPAIASLLTFLMFYIKKFACLVNSNPSTILYRASRSNSLFMSTLLISFTVAIVPVVYALAELVPSRSCGPFRGLPSVWDRAINAFMKMPLFFQNIIFYFGTASFAIPCFVVLTFFIYYYYAVSTANRHMVQVLKHQLVLEGHDKQFLLSRLAMFIKQQQEYQKRMMRQAAEQQMLHQQQQQQQQQHSSSISSNNVIPAGTHQQLQQQHSSSSSAAAPPTIVPPPRTNSVQQSAASAQTAEPTPALPPRADRDSKPSSRDRPKDLPPPPLPGGPGGGGSGGGEKK; encoded by the exons ATGTCCGGTGGTAAGGATCGCCGATCGCGAGCTAGTAAAACACAAGGATGGGAGGAGGCCGGGGGCGAGTTTTACCAGGAGAGCTATCCTGCCGATCTGGAGGGTATGCAGCGCGATCCGTCCAAGATCGCGACGCTACTCCCGTCAAAGCAAACGCGCAACG cGACTACCAGACGTGTCCGGCCTGCCCAAGGACAGGACACGAAAGGTGGAACTCGGCGGAGGGCCAGCATTTCCACGGTAGCCCGGCGTGGCTCCCAGTATCATGAGATGCAAGTAGCGACAATGCCGGATCTGTCAG AGAACCTTATCAACGAGGAGCGAACATGGGAGGAGATACGGGAGATCAAATCGATGCCGGTTCCGATGGCCCAGAAGCGGGAGATGAAGGCACAACTACAG AATGCAACAAAACTACGCCTGCAAGGTTTCGAACAGATCAAGTGGCGCCGGCGGAAAGCGTGGCAGAGCTTTCGCTCCAAGTGGGGCGAATATCGGACAAAGCTTGAGCTGTGGCGCATGTCGTTGAAGACGATCGAAGGCAACTTTGGCACGGGCGTTGTTGCTTACTTTCTGTTTCTACGCTGGCTCATGTTTCTCAATCTGCTGGTCTTCCTGCTGATATTCGGGTTCATCGTGTTACCACACCTGGTGCTACGGGAACCGCGCGATCTACCCTGTGAGGACCTCGGTGATCCGACCTCTGTCCAGTGCTGCTCGGAGAGCTACGAAAACGTAACCCGTGCGATACAGTTCTCCGTGCTCGATCTCATACAGGGCACTGGCTTCATGGAGGGCACGCTGCTCTTCTACGGCATGTACACCAACCAAATCTACGGCTACAGTCCGATGGAGGATCAAGCACTACAGGATACGATCCGCCGACGACAGGCTGCGTCGCTGCGGAACCACACCGCGGCGGAGCCAGCCATGTTGGTGAGCAATGGTGCCGAGAACGGTGCGGAGGGCGATCCGGTGCCCTCTTCGACGATCCTCTACTACGATCTACCGCTGGTGTACGTGATCATCACGGCCATCTGCTACGTGATAGCCCTGGTGGCGATCATGCGTGCGGTGGTACGCCAGTTTAAGGATCGCATAGCAGAGGGTGAAGGATTGTTCTATCAGTACTGTAACCTGGTGTTCGGTGGATGGGACTTTTGTATTCACAATCAAAAGTCGGCCGACATTAAGCATAAGGCACTGTACAACGAGATTAAATCGCTGCTGCACCAGAAGCGGTTCGAGTACGAGCGCAGTAATCGTTCGCGTGAGTTCATGCTGAAGCTGATCGCCATCCGGATGCTGGTGAATCTGGCCGTCTTCatcatactgctgctggcagccaTCACGATCTACGTGCTGTTCAACGTATCGATGGCCAAGCTAGAGCCTAACTTTACACCTTCACATCCGGTCAGCTTCGGTGAGGTCGCGAATCGTACGTACAGCTGGTCGAAATCCTGGGCAACGTTCTCGTCGCAGCGCAGTGCCATCTCGTTcacgagcaccagcacaccgcTACTGAGCGCGAGCGATAGTACGAGCCCCAACTCCACCATGTCCGGATTACCGCTGGAGGAACGCTTGCTCATACTGTTCTACGAATTCTTGCCCTATCTGGCGATCGTCTGCCTGAATCTGATCGTTCCGCTTTTATTCAGCTATCTCGTCAAGTACGAAAAGTACTCCCCGCTGTTCGTCATCAAGATAAGCTTGTTCCGGACGGTGTTTCTGCGATTGTCCTCGCTGGCGGTCCTACTGAGCCGGTTCTACTTTCTCATCACACCGATGAGCGTGACAAACAAGTTGCTGCTGATCAATGCCTCGGCTGAGCAGGCTCTGATTCCCACAACTACAACgtcaacaactacaacaacaaccacaacagcaatGCCTACCTCGATTAGCGAGTCGGAACCGAGCGAAATGACGATCGTTGCTAATTTGACAACCTTGGCAACAACAGTGGCCACGACGACACTAGCGATACTATCGAATACCGTGCTACCATCGGATCAGCCGTTACCGgaacctcagcagcagcagcaacaagctcCTCCACTCACTCAACAATGTTACGATGAAGCAAATGGTGCTCCGCAGTGCTGGGAAACGTTCGTTGGCCAGCAGTTTTACAAATTGTTCATTGTCGACTTTGCCACTCACTTTCTGGTGACATTCTTCGTTAACTTTCCCCGGGCACTGTTCGCACGCCATTCCAGTAGCAGGCTGGCGAAGTTCATTGGCGAACAAGAGTTTGAACTGTCGAAGCATGTGCTGGATGTGATCTACTCGCAGACCCTGTGCTGGCTCGGCATGTTCTACACACCGTTCCTGCCAGCGATTGCCTCGCTGCTGACCTTCCTGATGTTCTACATCAAAAAGTTTGCCTGTCTGGTGAACTCGAACCCCTCGACCATACTGTACCGGGCGTCACGGTCGAACTCGCTCTTCATGTCAACGCTGCTGATCTCCTTCACCGTGGCAATCGTCCCGGTGGTGTATGCGTTGGCGGAGCTGGTTCCTTCACGCTCATGTGGCCCTTTCCGGGGGCTTCCATCCGTGTGGGATCGTGCCATCAATGCGTTCATGAAGATGCCACTGTTCTTCCAGAACATTATCTTCTACTTCGGTACGGCCAGCTTTGCCATACCGTGCTTCGTGGTGCTGACCTTCttcatctactactactacgcggTCTCGACCGCGAACCGCCACATGGTGCAGGTACTGAAACACCAGCTAGTACTAGAGGGTCACGACAAGCAGTTCTTGCTGAGTCGGCTCGCTATGTtcatcaaacagcagcaggagtaccAGAAGCGTATGATGCGCCAGGCAGCCGAACAGCAGATgctccaccagcaacagcagcagcagcagcaacagcactccTCTTCTATCTCCTCAAACAATGTGATACCAGCTGgaacgcaccagcagctgcagcaacagcactcctcttcctcgtcagcggcagcaccaccgacgatagtaccaccaccgcgaaCCAACAGTGTGCAACAGTCGGCTGCTTCTGCGCAAACGGCCGAACCGACACCGGCATTGCCACCCCGAGCAGACCGTGACTCCAAACCGAGCAGTCGCGATCGTCCGAAGgatcttccaccaccaccccttcccgGTGGTCCGGGAGGAGGTGGTTCCGGTGGAGGCGAGAAGAAGTGA
- the LOC125958281 gene encoding neuronal membrane glycoprotein M6-a isoform X1 → MASRNRTPTGQIRDDFLLETNFDDDGALTRAYNTLPLQQQQQQQTSSALQRRSIAYRSNLSVDRYSDNTLHGKPPRKGGCCKSCITRIPYATLIATVMCLIGVGVFCGTMFRGTSLAIIMLDQVFHLRLPWIEAVQIIFVVIGATMGALGLMILFVGFLATGATRHKVYRAWGSRVGGRISCAVFMGISYLLNIVWILILCFLSIVTFIFTVFWNMCANPNVQTHRDCIDLTQFYFMFPEGVRQEDMKICDPGKVKAFCKDGVEKCEIMFILATVSCLLIILSFVHFLMCLAANYAHIRDHEKFQELQEMQNLTEMEYSAASKDRF, encoded by the exons ATGGCCTCCCGCAATCGCACACCGACCGGCCAGATACGGGACGATTTTCTGCTCGAGACCAActtcgacgatgatggcgcacTCACGCGAGCCTACAACACGCTTCctctacagcagcaacaacagcaacagactAGTAGTGCCTTACAACGGAGAAGTATCGCTTATCGGTCGAACTTATCGGTGGATCGATACTCCGACAACACACTCCACGGCAAACCGCCACGCAAAG GTGGTTGCTGCAAGTCATGCATCACGCGGATACCGTACGCGACGCTGATCGCGACGGTCATGTGCCTTATCGGTGTTGGCGTTTTCTGCGGTACAATGTTCCGCGGTACCTCACTAGCTATCATTATGCTCGATCAGGTGTTTCACCTGCGGCTACCGTGGATTGAAGCGGTTCAGATCattttcgtcgtcatcggtgcaACGATGGGAGCGCTTGGCCTAATGATTCTGTTCGTTGGCTTTCTCGCAACCGGTGCCACTCGGCACAAAGTGTACCGGGCATGGGGTTCACGAGTCGGTGGCCGTATCTCGTGTGCAGTGTTCATGGGCATCTCATACCTGCTAAACATCGTATGGATACTGATCCTGTGCTTCCTATCGATCGTGACGTTCATATTCACCGTCTTCTGGAACATGTGCGCGAACCCTAACGTTCAGACGCATCGCGATTGCATCGACCTTACACAGTTTT ACTTTATGTTCCCGGAAGGCGTGAGGCAGGAGGACATGAAAATCTGTGATCCGGGTAAGGTGAAAGCGTTCTGCAAGGATGGTGTGGAAAAGTGCGAAATCATGTTCATACTGGCGACGGTATCCTGCTTGCTGATTATCCTGAGCTTCGTGCACTTTTTGATGTGCTTGGCCGCCAATTATGCACACATTCGGGACCATGAAAAGTTCCAGGAGCTGCAGGAGATGCAGAATCTGACCGAGATGGAGTACAGTGCCGCGTCGAAGGATCGGTTCTAG
- the LOC125958281 gene encoding neuronal membrane glycoprotein M6-a isoform X2, producing the protein MGGCCKSCITRIPYATLIATVMCLIGVGVFCGTMFRGTSLAIIMLDQVFHLRLPWIEAVQIIFVVIGATMGALGLMILFVGFLATGATRHKVYRAWGSRVGGRISCAVFMGISYLLNIVWILILCFLSIVTFIFTVFWNMCANPNVQTHRDCIDLTQFYFMFPEGVRQEDMKICDPGKVKAFCKDGVEKCEIMFILATVSCLLIILSFVHFLMCLAANYAHIRDHEKFQELQEMQNLTEMEYSAASKDRF; encoded by the exons ATGG GTGGTTGCTGCAAGTCATGCATCACGCGGATACCGTACGCGACGCTGATCGCGACGGTCATGTGCCTTATCGGTGTTGGCGTTTTCTGCGGTACAATGTTCCGCGGTACCTCACTAGCTATCATTATGCTCGATCAGGTGTTTCACCTGCGGCTACCGTGGATTGAAGCGGTTCAGATCattttcgtcgtcatcggtgcaACGATGGGAGCGCTTGGCCTAATGATTCTGTTCGTTGGCTTTCTCGCAACCGGTGCCACTCGGCACAAAGTGTACCGGGCATGGGGTTCACGAGTCGGTGGCCGTATCTCGTGTGCAGTGTTCATGGGCATCTCATACCTGCTAAACATCGTATGGATACTGATCCTGTGCTTCCTATCGATCGTGACGTTCATATTCACCGTCTTCTGGAACATGTGCGCGAACCCTAACGTTCAGACGCATCGCGATTGCATCGACCTTACACAGTTTT ACTTTATGTTCCCGGAAGGCGTGAGGCAGGAGGACATGAAAATCTGTGATCCGGGTAAGGTGAAAGCGTTCTGCAAGGATGGTGTGGAAAAGTGCGAAATCATGTTCATACTGGCGACGGTATCCTGCTTGCTGATTATCCTGAGCTTCGTGCACTTTTTGATGTGCTTGGCCGCCAATTATGCACACATTCGGGACCATGAAAAGTTCCAGGAGCTGCAGGAGATGCAGAATCTGACCGAGATGGAGTACAGTGCCGCGTCGAAGGATCGGTTCTAG